In a genomic window of Mucilaginibacter sp. KACC 22063:
- a CDS encoding O-antigen ligase family protein, translated as MADHNPVAGNIVFKKRETNNRARINRLVSKLNSPLFISLLGAFAAIIGIGVGTAGIPFGGMFLAIAIGIPLVWCLVAYSEFGVLVLLITAYLLFLLMRFIPGPLGTLMDAMQALLAIVVVVKQKKENNWALFKGPITVMVLLWIGYNLIEVANPTAESRMAWVYTVRSVAIVQISYFIFLYNIKSVKFVRLILKLWLVLSILGALYGFKQEFIGFSDSENAYLYSDPSIASLLFINGHWRKFSFFSDPVAYSYNMVMPSILCVCVIFGKFANWKKIVSLFLIILFFIAMIFSGTRGANVLLPAALLLFAILNYNKKVLIFSCIAGFFFIVLINIPTGNQNIVRFQSAFRPNNDDSYNVRKQNQKRIQPYILTHPMGGGLGATGVWGKRFAPGSFLSNFPPDSGYIRVAVENGWLGLLLFCTMMFVMMKTGINNFYLIQDPELKSYCLAATLIVFAFNIADFPQEALVQFPSNILFYLFVALIPITKNLDDQKRKNILPAASVEGT; from the coding sequence ATGGCAGATCATAATCCGGTAGCCGGCAACATTGTTTTTAAAAAGCGCGAAACAAATAACCGTGCCCGGATAAACCGTTTGGTAAGTAAATTAAACAGCCCTTTATTTATTAGTTTATTAGGTGCATTTGCGGCCATCATCGGTATTGGGGTAGGTACGGCAGGCATTCCGTTTGGTGGTATGTTTCTGGCTATAGCTATTGGCATTCCATTAGTGTGGTGTCTTGTTGCTTATTCAGAATTTGGGGTGTTGGTATTACTAATTACTGCCTATCTGCTTTTTTTACTAATGCGATTTATACCCGGGCCGTTAGGTACATTAATGGATGCCATGCAGGCTTTGCTGGCTATTGTTGTAGTAGTAAAGCAAAAAAAGGAAAATAACTGGGCATTATTCAAGGGGCCAATAACTGTAATGGTTTTATTATGGATTGGATACAACCTGATAGAAGTAGCCAACCCAACGGCCGAATCGCGCATGGCCTGGGTATATACCGTGCGCTCGGTGGCTATTGTACAAATCAGCTATTTTATCTTTTTGTATAATATCAAATCTGTAAAATTTGTAAGGCTTATTTTAAAACTATGGCTGGTATTGTCGATACTTGGCGCCCTTTATGGCTTTAAGCAGGAGTTTATTGGTTTCAGCGACTCTGAAAATGCCTATTTATATTCGGATCCCTCTATTGCATCTTTGCTTTTTATAAATGGTCACTGGCGTAAGTTTTCTTTCTTCTCAGACCCGGTAGCTTACTCTTACAACATGGTAATGCCAAGTATCCTATGCGTATGTGTCATATTTGGGAAATTTGCTAACTGGAAAAAGATCGTGTCATTGTTTTTGATTATACTTTTCTTCATCGCCATGATCTTTTCCGGCACGCGCGGAGCAAACGTGTTATTGCCGGCAGCTTTACTGCTATTTGCTATACTGAACTATAATAAGAAGGTGCTTATTTTCTCCTGTATCGCCGGGTTCTTTTTTATTGTGCTGATTAATATACCAACAGGAAATCAAAATATCGTACGCTTCCAGTCTGCGTTCAGGCCTAACAATGACGATTCTTATAACGTGCGTAAGCAAAATCAGAAACGCATACAGCCCTATATTTTAACCCACCCAATGGGTGGTGGCCTTGGAGCCACCGGTGTATGGGGAAAACGTTTTGCACCTGGTTCTTTTTTGTCTAACTTTCCGCCAGATAGCGGTTATATACGGGTTGCTGTAGAAAACGGGTGGTTAGGCTTGCTGCTATTTTGTACCATGATGTTTGTAATGATGAAAACAGGCATCAACAATTTTTATCTGATACAAGATCCTGAATTAAAATCTTACTGCCTGGCAGCAACATTGATTGTGTTTGCATTCAACATTGCCGATTTTCCGCAGGAAGCTTTGGTTCAGTTTCCGTCGAACATACTTTTTTACCTCTTTGTAGCCCTTATCCCAATTACTAAAAATTTAGATGATCAGAAAAGAAAAAACATCTTGCCTGCTGCTTCCGTAGAAGGTACTTAG
- a CDS encoding glycosyltransferase, which yields MVQHLFPEVTLLITHYNRSRSLQRLLKTFADQGFVFGGIVVSDDGSKPEHLEYIKNLKTNFEFDLITTPVNKGLGNNINKGQDAVKTPLTLYVQEDFEPKPAFAEHFKDALTFFKEDPTWDIARFYAYFSYPYKKPYKNGFSEMLFKSSIFYGNHLKFYVYSDHPHLRRSNFLEKFGRYPEGIKGDRTEFLMAASFIKHKGRGLFYDNFNDLFYQKNSSDEPSTMNRADWRESKNPVALTARYFYLRFKLLRWTYEVLYKK from the coding sequence ATGGTACAACACCTGTTTCCCGAAGTAACGCTTCTAATTACGCATTATAACCGTAGCCGCTCGCTCCAACGTTTGTTAAAAACATTTGCAGATCAAGGCTTTGTATTCGGCGGAATTGTGGTATCTGATGATGGTAGTAAACCAGAACATCTGGAGTATATTAAAAATCTGAAAACGAATTTTGAGTTTGATCTTATTACGACACCTGTCAATAAAGGTTTAGGCAATAATATCAATAAAGGGCAAGATGCTGTTAAAACGCCCCTTACCCTATACGTGCAGGAAGACTTTGAACCTAAGCCTGCTTTTGCAGAGCATTTTAAAGATGCATTAACTTTTTTTAAAGAAGACCCTACCTGGGATATTGCCAGATTTTATGCTTATTTCAGTTATCCATACAAGAAGCCTTACAAAAATGGTTTTTCGGAAATGCTGTTTAAGTCTTCCATTTTTTATGGCAATCACCTGAAGTTTTATGTTTATAGTGATCATCCGCATTTGCGCAGAAGTAACTTTTTAGAAAAATTCGGCCGTTATCCGGAAGGTATAAAAGGCGATCGCACCGAGTTTTTAATGGCGGCTTCGTTTATTAAACACAAAGGCAGGGGCTTGTTTTACGATAATTTCAACGACCTTTTCTATCAAAAGAATTCGTCAGACGAACCAAGCACCATGAACAGGGCCGACTGGCGCGAAAGCAAAAATCCTGTTGCGCTTACAGCCCGATACTTTTACCTGCGGTTTAAACTGCTGCGCTGGACCTACGAAGTATTGTATAAAAAATAA
- a CDS encoding lipopolysaccharide biosynthesis protein — protein sequence MWAKATGIIKNKHFLSLAGNGVMIVLGMVTTAIIFRAMPISEAGKWVFFQATYLLIDTFRSGFITTAFIKFYAGSDEARTAEVAGSTWVVGLIITGILVLLNLPAIFFSHYVTDEGLRLFIKWFGLAYLFTLPMFLATCVLQGEQRFDQLLYVRFVNRGLFIVFIIILLIIKKLTLDSLLYSYLISNLITSLYAMVMGWSRVNTLARSTKKTVMELYNFGKYSVGTTLSANMFRTSDTYIINFMLGPAPLAVYNLGQSLMQLVEVPLVSFAATGMPELSAHYNQNKREEVIYTMKKYAGMLTVILIPACIIAVLLADIAISLIGGGKYAHTEAANVFRLFMTFALLYPVDRFSALTLDVINKPKINFYKVLVMLAANILFDYLGILVLGNIYGVAVTTVVPVLIAVIISYIALNRYQKYNFWSVYTVGYKEAISFVKQGLGRGKA from the coding sequence ATGTGGGCAAAAGCTACCGGAATAATTAAAAATAAACATTTCTTGTCATTAGCCGGTAACGGGGTAATGATTGTACTTGGAATGGTGACCACGGCAATCATTTTTAGGGCCATGCCCATATCAGAAGCCGGTAAATGGGTGTTTTTTCAGGCTACCTATTTATTGATAGATACTTTTCGATCCGGGTTTATCACCACTGCTTTTATCAAGTTTTATGCAGGATCAGATGAAGCACGTACTGCAGAGGTAGCGGGTTCTACCTGGGTGGTTGGATTAATCATAACAGGCATACTTGTTTTACTGAACCTGCCGGCGATATTTTTCTCACACTACGTTACAGACGAGGGGCTGCGGCTATTTATCAAATGGTTTGGTTTGGCCTATCTGTTCACCCTGCCCATGTTTTTAGCAACCTGCGTGCTACAGGGCGAACAACGTTTTGATCAACTGCTGTACGTACGTTTTGTAAACCGCGGGCTTTTTATCGTTTTTATTATCATTCTGCTCATCATTAAAAAGCTAACGCTTGATAGCCTGCTGTATTCATACCTGATCTCTAACTTAATTACGAGCCTGTATGCAATGGTAATGGGCTGGTCGCGGGTAAATACGCTTGCCCGCAGTACTAAAAAAACGGTGATGGAGCTTTATAATTTTGGTAAATACAGTGTTGGGACAACGTTAAGCGCAAATATGTTCCGCACATCTGATACTTATATCATTAACTTTATGCTTGGCCCTGCACCATTAGCTGTTTATAATCTGGGTCAAAGCCTGATGCAGTTGGTTGAGGTTCCTTTGGTAAGTTTCGCTGCTACTGGTATGCCTGAGCTTTCTGCGCATTATAATCAAAATAAAAGGGAAGAGGTGATCTACACCATGAAAAAATATGCAGGTATGCTTACTGTGATTTTGATCCCCGCCTGTATAATAGCAGTTCTGCTTGCGGATATTGCTATATCGCTGATTGGTGGCGGCAAATACGCCCATACAGAAGCAGCCAATGTATTCAGGCTGTTTATGACCTTTGCGCTATTATATCCTGTTGATCGCTTTTCTGCTTTAACGCTTGATGTAATTAATAAACCTAAGATAAACTTTTACAAGGTGTTGGTGATGCTGGCAGCAAATATTTTGTTTGATTACCTGGGTATACTGGTATTGGGCAATATTTACGGTGTTGCGGTTACTACGGTTGTCCCGGTATTAATTGCTGTAATTATAAGTTACATTGCACTTAACCGGTACCAGAAATATAACTTTTGGAGTGTATATACAGTAGGTTACAAGGAAGCTATTTCATTTGTGAAACAAGGCTTGGGCCGCGGTAAAGCTTAG
- a CDS encoding STAS domain-containing protein, with translation MIDIIKNSDNYILADLQLTEANMSNADTFKAEMVKLLDTHQKKIALSMHQVSYIDSTFLGALVASLKHAIATKQDILLVGLKKDIHDLLSLIRLDKVFKIYNTFNDATSA, from the coding sequence ATGATTGATATCATAAAAAACTCAGATAATTATATCCTTGCCGATCTGCAATTAACAGAGGCTAACATGAGTAATGCAGATACCTTTAAAGCTGAAATGGTTAAGCTGCTGGATACGCATCAGAAAAAAATTGCGCTAAGCATGCACCAGGTAAGCTATATCGACAGTACTTTCTTAGGCGCACTGGTAGCTTCATTAAAGCATGCTATTGCAACCAAGCAGGATATTTTACTTGTAGGCCTTAAAAAAGACATACATGATCTTTTATCACTGATCAGGCTTGATAAGGTATTCAAGATCTACAATACCTTTAATGACGCTACTTCGGCTTAG
- a CDS encoding ATP-binding protein, translating into MVSELYFLNDLSYVPATLLDDMLNFIRNNLPQQPDHDALTFKTKFILTELITNAVKHTPNDSSSLQIRMEDDGIRIIKTDTGNPLNFKLKAAPSDSVIASDFLHTLYVKNKDEQLHFYCVENHNSLAADDNLPEHFGLLIITKSSDTFYYHHNKTTGVNTFNVFVAY; encoded by the coding sequence ATGGTAAGTGAGCTTTATTTTTTAAACGATTTAAGTTACGTTCCGGCAACGTTACTTGATGATATGCTTAATTTTATAAGGAATAATTTACCGCAGCAGCCTGACCATGATGCCTTAACTTTTAAAACCAAGTTTATCCTCACCGAACTGATTACCAATGCCGTGAAACACACGCCAAATGATTCATCAAGTTTACAGATACGGATGGAGGATGATGGTATCAGGATTATAAAGACGGATACCGGAAACCCTTTAAATTTTAAGCTTAAAGCCGCTCCATCTGATAGCGTTATTGCATCAGACTTTTTGCATACGTTGTATGTGAAAAATAAAGATGAGCAATTGCATTTTTATTGTGTTGAAAATCACAATTCGCTTGCGGCAGATGATAATCTTCCTGAACATTTCGGTTTGCTGATCATCACCAAATCATCAGACACATTCTACTATCATCATAACAAAACCACTGGTGTAAATACGTTTAATGTATTTGTAGCTTACTAA
- a CDS encoding response regulator: MASDSSLKKILLVDDNPLFLKMLSQAFKKSGFVCDTSESAADALQKLKTERPDAIVSDYQMPVMNGLEFRRHLLKQPVLQDIPFIFLTDFSDEDLVTSGLNLQAIDYVLKNTPVNVIVSKLNNLIDTVSKQRQLSEAEVKKAATALNIKSIPQQAPILKGYELNFWHQSFQDIPGGDFIDFIQVTDRFTFIVLGDVMGKKWMAWFLSFSFLSYIRAAVKFAIWSGEYSTAAILQKVNHIIATDEVLADILSSLSLLMIDHEKNTISYSGAGDLPIVYYEAATGRLTELQSSGLLLGLFADGMYEEQQMAMQANDQLFIFTDGIIDYAVDKDHSKSDYKYFVQKLKEITDKQDTFANLKEYLKKNAVTAQVDDCSIIHLLKTTDND; encoded by the coding sequence ATGGCATCTGATTCGTCTTTAAAAAAAATACTTCTGGTAGATGATAATCCGCTTTTTTTAAAAATGCTTTCGCAGGCATTTAAAAAATCAGGGTTTGTTTGTGATACTTCCGAATCTGCTGCAGACGCTTTACAAAAGCTAAAAACCGAGCGCCCGGATGCAATAGTATCTGACTACCAGATGCCTGTGATGAATGGGCTCGAGTTTAGGAGACACCTGTTAAAGCAACCTGTACTTCAGGATATACCATTTATATTCCTAACCGATTTTTCTGACGAAGACTTAGTAACCAGCGGACTTAACCTGCAGGCTATTGATTATGTATTAAAAAATACGCCTGTAAATGTGATCGTATCAAAACTCAATAACCTGATTGATACTGTCAGCAAGCAAAGGCAATTATCTGAAGCCGAAGTTAAAAAAGCAGCAACGGCGTTGAATATTAAGTCAATACCACAACAGGCCCCTATACTTAAGGGCTACGAGCTCAACTTTTGGCATCAGTCGTTTCAGGATATACCAGGCGGAGATTTTATTGACTTTATACAGGTTACCGATCGTTTTACTTTTATAGTGCTTGGCGATGTAATGGGTAAAAAATGGATGGCTTGGTTTTTAAGCTTTAGTTTTTTAAGCTACATAAGGGCTGCCGTTAAGTTTGCCATCTGGAGCGGGGAATATTCAACCGCTGCTATATTGCAAAAGGTAAACCATATCATTGCAACCGACGAGGTACTTGCCGACATCCTGTCGAGCCTGTCATTACTGATGATCGATCATGAAAAGAATACGATCAGTTATTCAGGTGCGGGCGATCTTCCTATTGTTTATTATGAAGCAGCTACCGGGCGGTTAACTGAGCTGCAATCTTCCGGGTTACTGTTAGGTTTATTTGCTGACGGTATGTACGAAGAACAACAGATGGCCATGCAGGCAAATGACCAGCTTTTTATATTTACAGATGGCATCATAGATTATGCTGTAGATAAAGATCACAGTAAGTCTGACTATAAATATTTTGTACAAAAATTAAAAGAGATAACAGATAAGCAAGATACCTTTGCTAATCTAAAGGAGTATCTTAAAAAAAATGCAGTTACAGCCCAGGTTGATGATTGCAGTATTATTCATTTGCTTAAAACCACTGACAATGATTGA
- a CDS encoding glycosyltransferase family 2 protein has product MKKVSVITVNFNQSYITELLLASISNTNTYTNIEIIVVDNGSKENSVPNWQSQYPGIKFIRSDANLGFAGGNNLGIKASTGDYLFFVNNDTEFTPGLIDEMIKVMEANSSIGMASPKIRYFDEPDTLQYAGFTPMNYYTCRNSTIGLLEKDNGQYDNTTGPTGYAHGAAMMLKLEAIDKAGMMAENFFLYYEEMDWCDHIKKAGYEVWFIPAGLIYHKESVSVGKASGLKEYFMNRNRILFIRRNAPLQARLFFYLYFILIVTPRNLLNYSKNKQKGFGKLLLKAIWWNLTNNINSNNLGYPITR; this is encoded by the coding sequence ATGAAAAAGGTTTCTGTCATAACGGTTAATTTTAATCAAAGTTATATAACGGAATTACTTTTAGCATCTATCAGTAACACAAATACTTATACAAACATAGAAATTATTGTGGTTGATAATGGCAGCAAAGAGAACAGTGTCCCAAACTGGCAATCACAATATCCCGGTATTAAATTCATACGTTCGGATGCTAACCTTGGTTTTGCCGGGGGCAACAATTTAGGTATAAAAGCTTCAACAGGTGACTATTTGTTTTTTGTGAATAACGATACGGAGTTTACCCCCGGGCTGATTGATGAAATGATAAAGGTAATGGAAGCCAATTCTTCCATAGGAATGGCATCCCCCAAAATCAGGTATTTTGATGAGCCCGATACCTTACAATATGCGGGTTTTACACCCATGAATTATTATACGTGCAGAAATTCAACCATCGGATTATTGGAGAAAGATAATGGCCAGTATGATAATACTACAGGGCCAACCGGTTACGCACATGGTGCGGCCATGATGTTAAAGCTCGAAGCCATAGACAAGGCAGGCATGATGGCCGAAAACTTTTTCTTGTATTATGAGGAGATGGATTGGTGTGATCATATTAAAAAAGCAGGTTACGAGGTATGGTTTATCCCTGCGGGATTAATATATCACAAAGAATCGGTTTCTGTTGGAAAGGCCAGCGGTTTAAAGGAATATTTTATGAACCGTAACCGCATACTTTTCATCCGCCGAAATGCACCTTTGCAGGCACGCTTATTTTTCTACCTTTATTTTATACTGATAGTAACACCAAGAAACCTGCTCAATTATAGCAAGAACAAACAAAAGGGCTTTGGTAAGCTTTTGCTTAAAGCCATTTGGTGGAATTTGACCAATAACATAAACAGCAACAATTTAGGATATCCTATCACCCGTTAA
- a CDS encoding glycosyltransferase family 2 protein, with amino-acid sequence MKIALWLSLFIVFYAFFGYGILLYFIIKIKRIVKGKPVIPPVDEGLLPSCSLIIAAYNEEDFIDEKIANTLSLRYPAGKLQLIFVTDGSTDRTPELVAAYPQIKHMHSEARKGKLAAVHRVLKEVTTDVIVFTDANTFLNADALINICRHYADPVVGAVAGEKRVATSAADDATAGEGFYWKYESKLKTWDSELLTVVGAAGELFSIRTNLYPEIPANSIIEDFMTSLLVAAKGYRVIYEPEAYAMENSSDSVKEELKRKIRIAAGGIQSIVWLKKLLNPFPKPILTFQYVSHRVLRWTVVPFLMIAALILNIVIVRSGYDSLVYDLLLAGQIIFYSMALLGWLLETRQIKVKILFIPYYFCMMNYAVVRGIMRYISGTQSAIWEKAKRKEA; translated from the coding sequence ATGAAGATAGCGCTTTGGCTTAGCCTTTTTATTGTATTTTATGCCTTTTTCGGATATGGCATACTATTGTATTTCATCATTAAAATTAAACGTATTGTTAAAGGCAAACCTGTTATACCTCCGGTAGACGAAGGTTTATTGCCAAGCTGTAGTTTAATCATCGCGGCTTATAATGAAGAAGATTTTATTGATGAAAAAATTGCCAATACACTGAGCCTTCGTTATCCGGCAGGTAAGCTACAGTTGATTTTTGTTACCGATGGCTCTACCGACAGAACGCCCGAACTTGTAGCTGCTTACCCGCAGATCAAACACATGCATAGCGAAGCCCGCAAGGGTAAACTGGCTGCAGTACACCGTGTCTTGAAAGAGGTAACTACCGATGTGATTGTATTTACTGATGCAAACACATTTTTAAATGCCGATGCCCTGATAAACATTTGCCGCCATTACGCCGATCCGGTTGTAGGGGCAGTAGCAGGCGAGAAGCGTGTTGCCACCAGCGCGGCCGATGATGCCACGGCAGGAGAGGGCTTTTACTGGAAATATGAGTCGAAACTTAAAACCTGGGATTCTGAATTGCTAACTGTGGTTGGTGCAGCTGGTGAGTTGTTTAGTATCAGGACGAACTTGTATCCGGAGATACCAGCTAACAGTATCATCGAAGATTTCATGACTTCATTACTTGTTGCTGCAAAAGGTTACCGTGTTATTTACGAGCCGGAAGCATATGCCATGGAAAATAGTTCGGATAGTGTTAAAGAGGAGCTTAAACGTAAGATAAGGATTGCAGCGGGCGGTATACAATCAATCGTGTGGCTTAAGAAACTACTAAATCCTTTTCCAAAGCCAATATTAACTTTTCAGTATGTAAGCCACCGGGTTTTACGCTGGACAGTGGTCCCATTTTTAATGATCGCAGCCTTAATCCTTAATATCGTAATTGTGAGGAGTGGTTATGATAGCTTAGTTTATGACCTGTTACTTGCAGGTCAGATCATATTTTACAGTATGGCTTTATTAGGTTGGCTGCTGGAAACCCGGCAGATCAAAGTGAAAATACTTTTTATCCCATATTATTTCTGTATGATGAATTATGCCGTAGTACGCGGTATCATGCGCTACATAAGCGGTACGCAAAGCGCAATTTGGGAAAAAGCAAAAAGAAAAGAAGCGTGA
- a CDS encoding glycosyltransferase, translating into MTPAYQFDTVTLLITHYNRSQSLERLLKAFVKQEISFGDIVVSDDGSKPEHITYLQAIAPQYGFRLITTPKNKGLGNNINKGQDAVKTPLTLYVQEDFNPFPGYGKHLQDAVSIMDERKDMDIVRFYAYFKYPYLKPYRDGYSEMVFKIWYPGHRKFHCYSDHPHLRRSNFFEKFGRYREGLKGDRTEFLMALSFLKHVGKGMFYEDYKGLFDQVNSSDEPSTMTRSDFRTSTNPLVSFVRMIYRNVKHTYELITYKN; encoded by the coding sequence ATGACTCCTGCATACCAATTTGATACTGTTACCCTACTGATTACTCACTATAACAGAAGCCAGTCTTTAGAGCGTTTATTAAAAGCGTTTGTAAAGCAAGAGATCAGCTTTGGAGATATTGTAGTATCTGATGATGGCAGCAAGCCCGAACATATTACCTATTTACAGGCGATTGCTCCGCAATATGGTTTCAGGCTCATTACAACGCCTAAAAACAAGGGCTTAGGCAATAACATTAACAAAGGGCAAGATGCCGTTAAAACGCCGCTTACGCTTTACGTACAGGAAGATTTCAATCCGTTTCCGGGCTATGGCAAGCATTTGCAGGATGCTGTTAGCATAATGGATGAAAGAAAAGATATGGATATCGTCCGTTTTTATGCCTATTTTAAATATCCGTATCTTAAACCCTACCGCGATGGCTACTCAGAAATGGTATTCAAGATCTGGTATCCGGGACACAGGAAGTTTCATTGCTATAGTGACCACCCGCACCTGCGCCGCAGCAATTTCTTTGAAAAATTCGGTCGTTACAGAGAAGGCCTTAAAGGCGACCGTACAGAATTTCTGATGGCGCTGTCATTTTTAAAACACGTTGGTAAAGGGATGTTTTATGAAGATTATAAAGGTCTTTTCGATCAGGTTAATTCCTCTGATGAACCAAGTACCATGACACGAAGCGACTTCAGGACAAGCACCAATCCGCTTGTATCTTTTGTAAGAATGATCTATCGTAATGTAAAGCACACTTACGAACTGATCACTTATAAAAATTAA
- a CDS encoding glycosyltransferase: MSDIIKNRDIVIVGQQAWDVEIGSNCKNIALEFSKNNRVLYVNAPLDTQTYLKGKSDANVKKRIDLIEGKKDNIFKIENNLWNLYPDKIIRSINWLPFTLVHTIINKANNKLFAESISKAIDTLGFKDIILFNDNDIIRSFYLKDLLKPKVSVYYSRDYMLGVDYWKRHGERLEPKLIAKSDVCVANSVYLANYCKQYNPNSYYVGQGCDLEMFVAKDQVVPNDVAPIKKPVIGYVGALQSLRLDIDLLKHIAQNKPDWSIVLVGPEDNEFITSDLHQLENVHFLGRKNGDQLPAYISSFDVCINPQIVNQVTIGNYPRKIDEYLAMGKPTVATYTEAMSVFADHVYLGKGKEDYIELIQKALNEDSPEKQQERIDFASGHTWENNVNEIYAAINAVQQ, encoded by the coding sequence ATGAGCGATATAATAAAGAACAGGGATATTGTTATTGTTGGGCAACAAGCCTGGGATGTTGAAATCGGTAGCAATTGTAAAAACATTGCACTCGAATTCAGCAAGAATAATCGTGTTTTATATGTTAATGCGCCGCTGGATACACAAACCTATTTAAAGGGCAAAAGTGATGCGAACGTTAAAAAGCGCATCGATCTGATAGAGGGTAAAAAAGACAACATTTTCAAGATTGAAAATAATTTATGGAACCTGTATCCTGATAAGATAATCAGGTCAATCAACTGGTTACCTTTCACATTGGTACACACCATAATTAATAAGGCCAACAATAAGCTTTTTGCCGAAAGCATATCTAAGGCAATAGATACACTGGGTTTTAAGGATATTATCCTTTTTAATGATAACGATATTATCAGGTCTTTTTATCTGAAAGATCTTTTAAAGCCCAAGGTTAGTGTTTACTATTCACGCGATTATATGTTGGGTGTGGATTACTGGAAACGTCATGGTGAGCGCCTGGAACCAAAACTCATCGCGAAGAGTGATGTGTGCGTAGCTAACTCAGTTTACCTTGCTAATTATTGCAAACAGTACAATCCTAATTCATACTATGTAGGGCAGGGCTGCGATCTGGAAATGTTTGTAGCCAAAGATCAGGTTGTGCCAAATGATGTTGCGCCTATTAAAAAACCTGTTATCGGGTATGTTGGCGCTTTACAAAGTTTGCGGCTGGATATCGATCTGTTGAAACACATTGCACAAAACAAGCCCGATTGGAGCATTGTTTTGGTTGGGCCGGAGGACAATGAGTTTATAACAAGTGATCTGCATCAATTAGAAAATGTACATTTCCTGGGCCGGAAAAATGGCGACCAGTTACCGGCTTATATTTCTTCTTTTGATGTATGTATTAATCCGCAAATCGTTAACCAGGTAACTATTGGTAACTACCCCCGTAAAATTGACGAATACCTTGCTATGGGCAAACCCACTGTGGCAACCTATACCGAAGCCATGAGTGTTTTTGCAGACCATGTTTATCTGGGCAAAGGCAAAGAAGATTATATTGAACTCATACAAAAAGCCTTGAATGAGGATTCGCCTGAAAAGCAGCAGGAGCGTATTGACTTTGCTTCAGGCCATACCTGGGAAAACAACGTAAACGAAATTTACGCAGCTATAAACGCAGTTCAACAGTAA